A stretch of Brevundimonas naejangsanensis DNA encodes these proteins:
- a CDS encoding aldo/keto reductase → MPYSDQPTVTASGVKIPLLGFGTWQLEPDDARRMVREALRIGYRHIDTAWIYKNEKAVGDGIADAVAEGIVTRDDIFVTTKIWVEHFHRDALLRQAEESALSLGLTPDLLLLHWPKPAPALAETIGALNEAKDKGFTKNIGLSNFPSALFREAASLSSAPLITNQIEYHPYLSQKTLIETARELGSSITAWSPLAQGKIANDAVIGDIASAHGKTNGQITLRWIIQQGIAAIPRTTKESRAAENFGIFDFELSADEMARISALAHPDGRIGDWLDEAFEWDQDA, encoded by the coding sequence ATGCCCTATTCCGACCAGCCGACCGTGACCGCCTCGGGCGTGAAGATTCCGCTGCTCGGCTTCGGCACCTGGCAACTGGAGCCTGACGACGCGCGCCGCATGGTGCGCGAGGCCCTGCGCATCGGCTATCGCCACATCGACACGGCCTGGATCTACAAGAACGAGAAGGCGGTCGGCGACGGCATCGCCGACGCCGTGGCCGAAGGGATCGTTACGCGCGACGACATCTTCGTCACCACCAAGATCTGGGTCGAGCATTTCCATCGCGACGCCCTGCTGCGTCAGGCCGAGGAATCGGCGCTCAGCCTGGGGCTGACGCCGGACCTTCTGCTGCTGCACTGGCCCAAGCCGGCGCCGGCGCTGGCGGAAACCATCGGCGCCCTGAACGAGGCGAAGGACAAGGGCTTCACCAAGAACATCGGCCTGTCCAACTTCCCCTCGGCCCTGTTCCGGGAGGCCGCCAGCCTGTCGAGCGCGCCGCTGATCACCAATCAGATCGAGTACCACCCCTATCTGTCGCAGAAGACGCTGATCGAGACGGCCCGTGAACTGGGTTCGTCCATCACCGCCTGGTCGCCGCTGGCTCAGGGCAAAATCGCCAATGACGCCGTGATCGGCGACATCGCCAGTGCGCACGGCAAGACCAACGGCCAGATCACCCTGCGCTGGATCATCCAGCAGGGTATCGCCGCCATCCCCCGCACCACCAAGGAGAGCCGCGCGGCCGAGAACTTCGGCATCTTCGACTTCGAGCTTTCGGCGGACGAGATGGCCCGTATCTCCGCACTGGCCCACCCCGACGGCCGCATCGGCGACTGGCTGGACGAGGCCTTTGAGTGGGATCAGGATGCCTGA